From Streptomyces cyaneogriseus subsp. noncyanogenus, the proteins below share one genomic window:
- a CDS encoding glycoside hydrolase family 9 protein — protein sequence MRPHLFGSPLPHPFRRFRRNDPPPRGASRRGPAAALATALTAGLLLPLAAASSSAAAPAFDYGEALQKSLFFYEAQQSGELPDTNRVGWRGDSALDDGKDVGLDLTGGWYDAGDHVKFGLPMAYSATVLAWGGLEERAAYTSAGQWTYLKNNLRFVSDYFVKAHPSPNVLYGQVGHGGKDHAWWGPAEVMPMERPAYKIDASCPGSDLAGQTAAALAASSMVFADSDAAYAGKLLTHAKQLYGFADSYRGKYSDCITDAKSYYNSWSGYQDELVWGAIWLYKATGDAAYLAKAESYYDQLSTEPQTSTRSYRWTLSWDDTSYGAYVLLAQLTGKQKYVDDANRWLDWWTVGVNGSRVRYSPGGQAVLDSWGSLRYAANTAFAALVYSDWLTGDAERKRRYHDFAVRQIDYALGDNPRKSSYVVGFGDNPPTKPHHRTAHGSWTDQITSPAESRHTLYGALVGGPSAPDDSYTDDRQNYVNNEVATDYNAAFSGALARLYAEYGGTPLASFPAPERADGPEMSVQAAVNASGNGFTEIKAYLVNRSAWPARALTGGSLRYYFTLEPGVSPDQISVTTNYNQCGEASGPTRFAGDVYYVTVDCSNTVIAPAGQSAYRKEVQFRISSSGAWDPADDWSYEGVATAPGSTPVNAPHIVLLDGTERQWGTPPDGTAPGPDPTPTGSPTPTPTPTATPSPAPTPSPTPGPAGSCAVTYTVTASWNGGFTADVRVRNTGATAVNGWRLGFSFKGAEKVTGAWNATVTQSGSEVTATDAGHNATVPAGGAAGFGFQASGAAAGVPPAFTLNGRTCA from the coding sequence TTGCGCCCGCATCTGTTCGGCTCACCTCTCCCGCATCCGTTCCGTCGCTTCAGACGGAACGACCCGCCGCCGCGCGGCGCCTCACGCCGCGGACCGGCCGCCGCGCTCGCCACCGCGCTGACGGCCGGCCTGCTGCTGCCGCTCGCCGCCGCCTCCTCCTCGGCTGCCGCCCCCGCGTTCGACTACGGCGAGGCCCTCCAGAAGTCCCTGTTCTTCTACGAGGCCCAGCAGTCCGGCGAACTGCCGGACACCAACCGGGTGGGCTGGCGCGGCGATTCCGCGCTGGACGACGGCAAGGACGTGGGCCTGGATCTCACGGGCGGCTGGTACGACGCCGGTGACCACGTCAAGTTCGGTTTGCCGATGGCGTATTCGGCGACGGTCCTGGCCTGGGGCGGTCTGGAGGAACGGGCCGCCTACACCTCCGCCGGCCAGTGGACGTACCTGAAGAACAACCTCCGGTTCGTCAGCGACTACTTCGTCAAGGCCCACCCCTCGCCCAACGTCCTGTACGGCCAGGTCGGTCACGGCGGCAAGGACCACGCCTGGTGGGGCCCGGCCGAGGTGATGCCCATGGAGCGGCCCGCCTACAAGATCGACGCTTCCTGCCCGGGCTCGGATCTCGCCGGGCAGACCGCCGCCGCCCTCGCGGCCTCGTCCATGGTGTTCGCCGACAGCGACGCCGCGTACGCCGGGAAACTGCTCACACACGCCAAGCAGTTGTACGGCTTCGCGGATTCCTACCGGGGGAAGTACAGCGACTGCATCACCGACGCCAAGAGCTACTACAACTCCTGGAGCGGCTACCAGGACGAGCTGGTGTGGGGCGCGATCTGGCTCTACAAGGCGACCGGTGACGCGGCCTACCTGGCGAAGGCGGAGAGCTACTACGACCAGTTGTCCACCGAGCCGCAGACCTCCACCCGCTCCTACCGCTGGACGCTCTCCTGGGACGACACCTCCTACGGCGCCTATGTGCTGCTGGCCCAGTTGACCGGCAAGCAGAAGTACGTCGACGACGCCAATCGCTGGCTGGACTGGTGGACCGTCGGCGTGAACGGCAGCCGGGTGCGCTACTCCCCCGGCGGCCAGGCGGTCCTCGACAGTTGGGGCTCGCTGCGCTACGCCGCCAACACCGCGTTCGCGGCGCTCGTCTACTCGGACTGGCTCACCGGGGACGCGGAACGCAAGAGGCGCTACCACGACTTCGCGGTCCGGCAGATCGACTACGCGCTCGGCGACAACCCGCGCAAGTCGAGCTACGTCGTCGGGTTCGGCGACAATCCGCCGACCAAGCCCCACCATCGCACCGCGCACGGCTCCTGGACCGACCAGATCACCAGCCCGGCCGAGAGCCGCCACACCCTCTACGGCGCGCTCGTGGGCGGCCCCAGTGCACCGGACGACAGTTACACCGACGACCGGCAGAACTATGTGAACAACGAGGTCGCCACCGACTACAACGCGGCCTTCAGCGGCGCGCTGGCCCGTCTGTACGCCGAGTACGGGGGCACGCCCCTGGCCTCCTTCCCGGCGCCCGAGCGGGCCGACGGGCCCGAGATGTCGGTGCAGGCCGCGGTGAACGCCTCCGGGAACGGCTTCACCGAGATCAAGGCCTATCTCGTCAACCGGTCCGCCTGGCCGGCCCGGGCCCTGACCGGCGGTTCCCTGCGCTACTACTTCACGCTGGAACCCGGGGTGAGCCCGGACCAGATCAGCGTCACCACCAACTACAACCAGTGCGGCGAGGCATCCGGCCCCACCCGGTTCGCGGGCGACGTCTACTACGTCACCGTCGACTGCTCGAACACCGTGATCGCGCCCGCCGGCCAGTCCGCGTACCGCAAGGAGGTGCAGTTCCGGATCAGTTCCTCGGGCGCCTGGGACCCGGCCGACGACTGGTCCTACGAGGGCGTCGCCACCGCTCCGGGCAGCACACCGGTGAACGCCCCGCACATCGTCCTGCTGGACGGGACCGAGCGGCAGTGGGGCACCCCGCCGGACGGCACCGCGCCCGGCCCGGACCCGACACCGACCGGATCACCCACGCCCACCCCGACTCCCACGGCCACCCCCTCTCCCGCGCCGACGCCCTCACCCACCCCCGGCCCCGCCGGTTCCTGCGCCGTGACCTACACCGTGACGGCCTCCTGGAACGGCGGATTCACCGCCGATGTACGGGTCCGGAACACCGGGGCGACGGCCGTGAACGGGTGGCGGCTCGGCTTCTCGTTCAAGGGCGCCGAGAAGGTGACCGGCGCCTGGAACGCGACGGTCACCCAGTCCGGCAGCGAGGTCACCGCGACCGACGCGGGCCACAACGCGACCGTTCCGGCAGGGGGTGCGGCGGGTTTCGGGTTCCAGGCGAGCGGGGCCGCCGCGGGCGTTCCCCCGGCCTTCACGCTCAACGGCCGGACCTGCGCCTGA
- a CDS encoding LacI family DNA-binding transcriptional regulator: MGSRQRPGTPTLEEVAALAGVGRGTVSRVINNAAGVRDSTRRAVQRAIAELGYVPNLAARSLAGRRADAVALVMTEPDWRKFGDPFFAEAVRAVGDALADTKVQLLLTLVRTDADRRRFVEYARGGRVDGVLLMSVHAEDALPDMLADAGLPTVMLGRRSVDETVTYVDADNAGGARSAVAHLLNSGRGAIATITGPLDMYVAQCRLRGYREALERAGVEIKPTWVVEGDFTEESGRRAMAEIIDRDPKIDAVLAASDSMAAGALSVLHAAGRRVPEDVAVIGFDDFLRARHTEPKLTTVRQPLEEIGRTMVRLLLEEMEDSAVAWRHVILRTELVLRDSA; the protein is encoded by the coding sequence ATGGGCAGCAGACAGCGCCCTGGCACACCGACACTGGAGGAGGTGGCCGCCCTCGCCGGTGTGGGGCGCGGGACGGTCTCGCGTGTCATCAACAACGCGGCGGGGGTCAGGGACTCCACACGCCGTGCCGTACAGCGCGCCATCGCGGAGCTGGGGTATGTGCCCAACCTCGCGGCCCGTTCCCTGGCCGGGCGGCGTGCGGACGCCGTGGCACTGGTCATGACGGAGCCGGACTGGCGGAAGTTCGGCGATCCGTTCTTCGCGGAGGCCGTCCGGGCCGTCGGTGACGCGCTGGCCGACACCAAGGTGCAGTTGCTGCTCACCCTGGTCCGCACCGACGCGGACCGGCGTCGCTTCGTGGAGTACGCGCGGGGCGGCCGGGTCGACGGAGTGCTGCTGATGTCCGTGCACGCCGAGGACGCACTGCCCGACATGCTCGCCGATGCCGGTCTGCCCACCGTCATGCTGGGGCGGCGCTCGGTCGACGAGACCGTCACCTACGTGGACGCGGACAACGCCGGTGGCGCACGCAGCGCGGTCGCACACCTGTTGAACAGTGGTCGGGGCGCGATCGCGACGATCACCGGACCGCTCGACATGTACGTCGCCCAATGCCGGTTGCGCGGCTACCGCGAGGCCCTGGAGAGGGCGGGGGTCGAGATCAAGCCCACTTGGGTCGTGGAGGGCGACTTCACCGAGGAGAGCGGGCGCCGCGCAATGGCCGAAATCATCGACCGGGACCCGAAGATCGACGCCGTCCTCGCCGCGTCGGACTCCATGGCCGCCGGAGCGCTGAGCGTCCTGCACGCCGCGGGACGCCGGGTGCCGGAGGACGTGGCGGTGATCGGTTTCGACGACTTTCTGCGGGCCCGGCACACGGAGCCCAAATTGACGACGGTCCGCCAACCGCTGGAGGAGATCGGCCGGACCATGGTGCGCTTGCTCCTGGAGGAGATGGAGGACTCCGCGGTGGCGTGGCGGCACGTCATCCTCCGTACGGAACTGGTGCTCCGGGACTCGGCCTGA
- a CDS encoding glycoside hydrolase family 3 N-terminal domain-containing protein, with product MSRSPLPRRPVLVAALCAVALSLTGQATAGPPPQPVSATALPYQDPSLPVADRVADLLSRMTVDDKIGQMAQIEKDALVPQSDLATYRIGSVLSGGDSTVSPNNAQTWADTYDSLQRTALGSPLGIPVIYGIDAVHGHNAVRGATLFPHNIGLGATRDPALVQRVGRAVAREVAGTGIDWSFAPCLCVARNDRWGRTYESFGETPEVPGAMTTFVTGLQGETLGSGPASVLATAKHYLGDGGTTGGVDQGDTQVSEAELRAVHLPPFKEAVRRGVGSVMLSYSSWNGVKSHAHKYLVTDVLKGELGFTGFVVSDWAAVDQLDGQSGFTAAEITTAVNAGVDMVMVPHDYKKFLGLLRGEVSAGRIPMARVDDANRRILTKKFQLGLFERPYTDRSLTPGVGSAEHRALAREAVRASQVLLKNDGGVLPLAKNARLFVAGKSADDIGNQSGGWTVGWQGRSGPVTEGTTILQGIRAAVTDPSRVTYDRYGNGIDGGYTAAVAVVGETPYAEMRGDRPGGMGLDQEDLQTLARLEASGVPVVVVLVSGRPLDIAGRLPAWKALLAAWLPGTEGDGVSDVLFGDHAPTGKLPMTWMSSASQQPINQGDGKTPLFPYGHGLTYGTGTGPDPDPEPTPAPKACTAQFRVTSAWSGGYQAEVSVKNTGTAPLTGWSVAWDLGGATVSSLWNGSLTVSQGRATVRNTAHNGALSPGATTSFGFTANGTAGTPAPQCAGS from the coding sequence ATGAGCCGCTCGCCTCTCCCGCGCCGCCCGGTGCTCGTCGCCGCGCTGTGCGCCGTGGCCCTGTCGCTGACCGGGCAGGCCACCGCCGGCCCGCCGCCGCAGCCGGTCTCCGCCACCGCCCTGCCCTACCAGGACCCGTCGCTGCCGGTGGCCGACCGCGTCGCCGATCTGCTGTCCCGGATGACCGTGGACGACAAGATCGGCCAGATGGCGCAGATCGAGAAGGACGCGCTGGTACCGCAGTCCGATCTGGCGACGTACCGCATCGGCTCGGTGCTCTCCGGCGGCGACTCGACCGTCAGCCCGAACAACGCGCAGACCTGGGCGGACACCTACGACTCCCTGCAACGCACCGCCCTCGGGTCCCCGCTGGGCATCCCGGTGATCTACGGCATCGACGCGGTCCACGGCCACAACGCGGTGCGCGGCGCGACGCTCTTCCCGCACAACATCGGGCTGGGCGCCACCCGGGACCCCGCCCTCGTGCAGCGCGTCGGACGGGCGGTGGCGCGGGAGGTGGCCGGCACCGGCATCGACTGGTCCTTCGCGCCCTGCCTGTGCGTGGCGCGCAACGACCGGTGGGGCAGGACGTACGAGTCGTTCGGCGAGACGCCCGAGGTGCCCGGCGCGATGACCACGTTCGTCACCGGCCTCCAGGGCGAGACCCTGGGCTCCGGCCCGGCCTCCGTGCTCGCCACCGCCAAGCACTACCTCGGCGACGGCGGCACCACCGGCGGCGTCGACCAGGGCGACACCCAGGTGTCCGAGGCCGAACTGCGCGCGGTCCATCTGCCGCCGTTCAAGGAGGCGGTGCGGCGCGGCGTGGGTTCGGTGATGCTGTCGTACAGCAGTTGGAACGGCGTGAAGTCGCACGCCCACAAGTACCTGGTCACCGACGTCCTCAAGGGCGAGCTGGGCTTCACCGGCTTCGTCGTCTCGGACTGGGCGGCCGTCGACCAGCTCGACGGCCAGAGCGGCTTCACCGCCGCCGAGATCACCACGGCCGTCAACGCCGGCGTCGACATGGTGATGGTCCCGCACGACTACAAGAAGTTCCTGGGCCTGCTGCGCGGTGAGGTGAGCGCCGGGCGGATCCCGATGGCGCGCGTCGACGACGCCAACCGCCGCATCCTCACCAAGAAGTTCCAGCTCGGACTCTTCGAACGGCCCTACACCGACCGCTCGCTGACCCCGGGCGTCGGCTCGGCGGAGCACCGGGCGCTGGCCCGCGAGGCCGTGCGCGCGTCGCAGGTGCTGCTGAAGAACGACGGCGGCGTGCTGCCGCTGGCGAAGAACGCCAGGCTGTTCGTGGCCGGCAAGTCCGCCGACGACATCGGCAACCAGAGCGGCGGCTGGACGGTGGGCTGGCAGGGCCGCAGCGGTCCCGTCACCGAGGGCACCACGATCCTCCAGGGCATCCGGGCCGCCGTCACCGACCCCTCCCGGGTCACCTACGACCGCTACGGCAACGGCATCGACGGCGGCTACACGGCCGCCGTGGCCGTCGTCGGCGAGACGCCGTACGCCGAGATGCGCGGCGACCGGCCCGGCGGCATGGGACTGGACCAGGAGGACCTGCAGACCCTCGCCCGGCTCGAGGCGAGCGGGGTCCCCGTCGTCGTGGTCCTGGTCTCCGGCCGGCCGCTGGACATCGCCGGCCGGCTGCCCGCCTGGAAGGCGCTGCTGGCCGCCTGGCTGCCGGGTACCGAGGGCGACGGCGTCTCCGACGTGCTGTTCGGCGACCACGCACCGACCGGCAAGCTGCCCATGACGTGGATGAGCAGTGCCTCCCAGCAGCCCATCAACCAGGGCGACGGCAAGACACCGCTGTTCCCGTACGGCCACGGGCTCACCTACGGCACCGGTACCGGCCCCGATCCGGACCCGGAGCCCACCCCCGCCCCCAAGGCGTGCACGGCCCAGTTCCGCGTCACCTCCGCCTGGTCGGGCGGCTACCAGGCGGAGGTGAGCGTCAAGAACACCGGGACCGCCCCGCTCACCGGATGGTCGGTCGCCTGGGACCTGGGCGGAGCCACCGTCAGCAGCCTCTGGAACGGCTCGCTGACGGTCTCGCAGGGCCGGGCCACCGTCCGCAACACCGCTCACAACGGCGCCCTGTCCCCCGGCGCCACCACCTCGTTCGGCTTCACCGCGAACGGCACCGCGGGCACACCCGCCCCGCAGTGCGCCGGCTCCTGA
- a CDS encoding GH12 family glycosyl hydrolase domain-containing protein, translating into MRASPSPVRSLRALLGVLLTALAVVGTLMTSTAPAQADTTICEPFGSTTIQGRYVVQNNRWGTSATQCVTATDTGFRVTQADGSVPTNGAPKSYPSVFNGCHYTNCSPGTNLPAQLSTISSAPSSISYGYVSNAVYNASYDIWLDPTPRTDGVNRTEIMIWFNRVGPIQPIGSPVGTASVGGRTWEVWSGSNGSNDVLSFVAPSAIGSWSFDVMDFVRATVARGMAQNNWYLTSVQAGFEPWQNGTGLAVNSFSSTVNTGGGTPGGPGTPGTPAACKVAYATNVWTGGFTANVTVTNTGSSTVDGWKLAFTLPSGQRITNSWNASITPSSGAVTASGSGHTAQIAPGGSQTFGFQGSYSGTFAQPNGFSLNGTACTTA; encoded by the coding sequence ATGAGAGCGTCACCGTCCCCCGTCCGCTCCCTGCGCGCCTTACTGGGTGTGCTCCTGACGGCCCTGGCGGTCGTCGGCACGCTGATGACCTCCACGGCGCCGGCGCAAGCCGACACCACGATCTGCGAACCGTTCGGTTCCACCACGATCCAGGGACGCTACGTCGTCCAGAACAACCGCTGGGGCACCAGCGCCACCCAGTGCGTGACCGCGACGGACACCGGCTTCCGGGTCACCCAGGCCGACGGCTCGGTGCCGACCAACGGGGCGCCGAAGTCGTACCCGTCGGTCTTCAACGGCTGCCACTACACCAACTGCTCGCCGGGGACGAACCTGCCGGCGCAGCTCAGCACCATCTCCAGCGCGCCCAGCAGCATCTCCTACGGCTATGTCAGCAACGCCGTGTACAACGCGTCGTACGACATCTGGCTGGACCCGACGCCCCGCACCGACGGCGTCAACCGCACCGAGATCATGATCTGGTTCAACAGGGTGGGCCCGATCCAGCCGATCGGTTCCCCGGTCGGCACGGCCAGTGTGGGCGGGCGCACCTGGGAGGTGTGGTCGGGCAGCAACGGCTCCAACGACGTGCTGTCCTTCGTCGCCCCGTCGGCGATCGGAAGCTGGAGCTTCGACGTCATGGACTTCGTCCGGGCGACCGTGGCCCGCGGCATGGCCCAGAACAACTGGTACCTGACGAGCGTCCAGGCCGGTTTCGAGCCCTGGCAGAACGGCACCGGCCTCGCGGTGAACTCCTTCTCCTCGACCGTCAACACCGGCGGCGGCACCCCGGGCGGCCCCGGCACCCCCGGCACTCCGGCGGCGTGCAAGGTGGCGTATGCCACGAACGTCTGGACGGGTGGATTCACCGCGAACGTCACGGTCACCAACACCGGTTCCTCCACCGTGGACGGCTGGAAGCTCGCCTTCACGCTGCCCTCGGGGCAGCGCATCACCAACTCCTGGAACGCCTCGATCACGCCTTCCTCGGGCGCGGTCACGGCGAGCGGCTCGGGCCACACCGCGCAGATCGCGCCGGGCGGCAGCCAGACGTTCGGCTTCCAGGGGAGCTACAGCGGCACGTTCGCGCAGCCGAACGGGTTCAGTCTGAACGGCACCGCGTGCACCACCGCCTGA
- a CDS encoding acetamidase/formamidase family protein, producing the protein MSTPRILTVRPGPDEYAWTFGGAPPVARIAPGTVLDLYTEDCFAGRVRSEKDLVSEVCTFPFLNPQTGPFHVEGAEPGDTVAVHFVSIEPARDWAASTTVPLFGALTSTHATATLQPPLPERVWIWQLDRTRRTAMFRAQDSDIEVELPLDPMHGTVGVAPAHLEVRSALVPDAHGGNMDTPEMRAGVTCYLGVNVEGALLSLGDGHARQGEGETCGVAVECAMNTVVIVELLKGLATPWPRIESDTHIISTGSARPLEDAFRISQLDLVQWLVRDYGFSELDAYQFATQTVESPLANVCDTNYTCVAKLRKQWLPARETHRGVHARLREVAATLRS; encoded by the coding sequence ATGAGCACCCCCCGCATCCTGACCGTACGTCCGGGACCGGACGAATACGCCTGGACGTTCGGCGGCGCACCGCCCGTCGCACGCATCGCCCCCGGCACCGTCCTGGATCTGTACACCGAGGACTGCTTCGCCGGCCGGGTGCGCTCCGAGAAGGACCTGGTGTCCGAGGTCTGCACGTTCCCGTTCCTCAACCCCCAGACCGGCCCCTTCCACGTGGAGGGCGCGGAGCCCGGGGACACCGTCGCCGTGCACTTCGTGTCGATCGAGCCGGCCCGGGACTGGGCCGCGTCGACCACGGTCCCCCTGTTCGGCGCGCTCACCTCCACGCACGCCACGGCCACGCTCCAGCCGCCGCTGCCCGAAAGGGTCTGGATCTGGCAACTGGACCGGACTCGGCGTACGGCGATGTTCCGGGCGCAGGACAGCGACATCGAGGTGGAGCTGCCCCTGGACCCCATGCACGGCACGGTGGGGGTGGCCCCCGCCCATCTGGAGGTGCGCTCGGCCCTGGTGCCCGACGCGCACGGCGGCAACATGGACACGCCCGAGATGCGGGCCGGTGTCACCTGCTACCTCGGGGTCAACGTCGAGGGCGCACTGCTCAGCCTCGGCGACGGGCACGCACGGCAGGGCGAGGGAGAGACCTGCGGGGTCGCCGTGGAGTGCGCGATGAACACGGTGGTGATCGTCGAGTTGCTGAAGGGCCTCGCCACCCCCTGGCCCCGCATCGAGTCCGACACCCACATCATCTCGACCGGTTCGGCACGCCCGCTGGAGGACGCCTTCCGCATATCGCAACTGGACCTGGTGCAGTGGCTGGTGCGCGACTACGGGTTCAGCGAGCTGGACGCGTACCAGTTCGCGACCCAGACCGTCGAGTCCCCGCTGGCCAATGTCTGCGACACCAACTACACGTGCGTGGCCAAACTCCGCAAGCAGTGGCTGCCCGCACGCGAGACGCACCGCGGGGTGCACGCACGGCTGCGCGAGGTGGCGGCCACGCTGCGGAGCTGA
- a CDS encoding lytic polysaccharide monooxygenase produces the protein MTHATQATPTAREPGRSALRHGKLLSLLAVLATLLGGLGLSVLGQSSAQAHGVAMMPGSRTYLCQLDAVSGTGALNPTNPACKDALSKSGATALYNWFAVLDSNAGGRGAGYVPDGKLCSAGDRSPYDFSAYNAARADWPRTHLTSGATIKVQYSNWAAHPGDFRVYVTKPGWSPTSPLGWSDLELIQTVTNPPQQGGAGSNGGHYYWDLKLPSGRSGDALIFMQWVRSDSQENFFSCSDIVFDGGNGEVTGIRGSGSTPAPTPTATTTPTPTPTPTPTPTTSPSQPPHSGSCMAVYKIVSAWNGGFQGEVEVMNHATQPLNGWGVQWKPGTGTRINSVWNGSLTTGSDGTVTVRNVDHNRVIQADGTVTFGFTATSTGNNLPIGTIGCVNP, from the coding sequence ATGACACACGCAACACAGGCGACACCGACAGCGCGGGAACCGGGCCGTTCCGCCCTACGGCACGGCAAGCTGCTCTCCCTCCTGGCGGTCCTGGCGACCCTGCTCGGCGGGCTCGGTCTGTCGGTGCTCGGGCAGAGCAGCGCGCAGGCCCACGGTGTGGCGATGATGCCCGGCTCGCGCACCTACCTGTGCCAGTTGGACGCCGTCTCGGGCACCGGCGCGCTGAACCCGACCAACCCGGCGTGCAAGGACGCGCTGAGCAAGAGCGGCGCGACGGCCCTGTACAACTGGTTCGCCGTGCTCGACTCCAACGCGGGCGGGCGCGGCGCGGGTTACGTCCCGGACGGCAAACTGTGCAGCGCCGGTGACCGGTCGCCGTACGACTTCTCCGCCTACAACGCCGCCCGTGCCGACTGGCCCCGGACGCATCTGACGTCCGGAGCGACGATCAAGGTGCAGTACAGCAACTGGGCCGCCCACCCGGGCGACTTCCGGGTGTACGTCACCAAGCCCGGCTGGTCGCCCACCTCCCCGCTGGGCTGGAGCGACCTGGAGCTGATCCAGACCGTCACCAACCCGCCGCAGCAGGGCGGGGCGGGCTCCAACGGCGGCCACTACTACTGGGACCTGAAGCTGCCCTCGGGCCGCTCCGGTGACGCGCTGATCTTCATGCAGTGGGTGCGGTCGGACAGCCAGGAGAACTTCTTCTCCTGCTCCGACATCGTCTTCGACGGCGGCAACGGCGAGGTGACCGGCATCCGCGGCTCGGGCAGCACGCCGGCTCCCACCCCGACCGCCACCACGACGCCCACGCCCACGCCCACCCCGACCCCGACCCCGACGACGAGCCCCTCGCAGCCCCCGCACTCCGGTTCCTGCATGGCCGTCTACAAGATCGTGAGCGCCTGGAACGGTGGCTTCCAGGGCGAGGTCGAGGTGATGAACCACGCGACGCAGCCGCTCAACGGATGGGGCGTGCAGTGGAAGCCCGGCACGGGCACCCGGATCAACAGCGTCTGGAACGGCTCGCTGACGACCGGCTCGGACGGCACGGTGACGGTCAGGAACGTGGACCACAACCGTGTCATCCAGGCCGACGGCACGGTGACGTTCGGGTTCACCGCCACCTCCACGGGCAACAACCTGCCGATCGGCACGATCGGCTGTGTGAACCCGTGA
- a CDS encoding luciferase family protein, whose protein sequence is MTLAQRALERLEAWPDLSSGPASCGTGRALRSARDEIVHFHSDRDVDLHLTRRAIQRFHYDLDGSSAIHLVPGSRWVTVHLDCEADVDLLLSLVSIALKAHQTWPTAGAPGGCNYHRVAVLPRDGAGTG, encoded by the coding sequence ATGACTCTGGCCCAGCGTGCCCTGGAGCGTCTGGAAGCCTGGCCCGACCTGTCCTCGGGTCCGGCCAGTTGCGGTACCGGGCGGGCGCTCCGCTCCGCCCGGGACGAGATAGTCCACTTCCACTCCGACCGGGATGTGGACCTGCACCTCACCCGCCGGGCCATCCAGCGCTTCCACTACGACCTCGACGGCTCCAGCGCGATCCATCTGGTCCCCGGCTCCCGCTGGGTGACTGTGCACCTCGACTGCGAGGCCGATGTCGACCTGCTGCTGAGCCTGGTGAGCATCGCCCTCAAGGCGCATCAGACGTGGCCCACGGCCGGGGCGCCGGGCGGCTGCAACTACCACCGGGTGGCGGTGCTTCCGCGCGACGGCGCCGGGACCGGCTGA
- a CDS encoding N-acetylmuramoyl-L-alanine amidase: MDRAAPLAGRRRLLMGAALATLPHALLSGPRAGARPRAVDHPGAEWQPASPSNYTVANRPTSHRLDYVVIHVTQETYADTLSIFRDPQRKVSAHYVVRSADGHIAQCVREADIAWHAGNWDYNTRSIGIEHEGWVDRPAYFTHALYEQSARLTAAVCARYGIPKDRAHIIGHHEVPGSDHTDPGPYWDWTRYIRLVNLLA, translated from the coding sequence ATGGACCGAGCAGCACCGCTGGCCGGCAGGCGGCGGCTCCTGATGGGCGCCGCGCTCGCCACCCTCCCCCACGCCTTGCTCTCCGGCCCGAGGGCCGGAGCGAGACCCCGGGCCGTCGACCACCCGGGCGCCGAGTGGCAGCCGGCGAGCCCCTCCAACTACACGGTGGCGAACCGCCCGACGAGCCACCGCCTCGACTACGTCGTCATCCACGTCACACAGGAGACCTACGCCGACACCCTGTCCATCTTCCGCGACCCGCAGCGGAAGGTGTCCGCGCACTACGTCGTCCGGTCGGCCGACGGGCACATCGCGCAGTGCGTCCGCGAGGCGGACATCGCCTGGCACGCGGGGAACTGGGACTACAACACACGCAGCATCGGGATCGAACACGAAGGCTGGGTGGACCGCCCGGCGTACTTCACCCACGCCCTCTACGAGCAGTCCGCCCGGCTCACCGCGGCGGTCTGCGCCAGGTACGGCATACCCAAGGACCGGGCGCACATCATCGGGCACCACGAGGTACCGGGCAGCGACCACACGGACCCGGGCCCGTACTGGGACTGGACCCGGTACATCAGGCTCGTCAATCTGCTCGCCTGA